The following proteins are co-located in the Oncorhynchus gorbuscha isolate QuinsamMale2020 ecotype Even-year linkage group LG22, OgorEven_v1.0, whole genome shotgun sequence genome:
- the LOC124010192 gene encoding eotaxin-like, producing MGLKRAAVLVKVTHLQTLRVSDSDRMMGLRSLLLLFSTTLLMSISSSHASGAVTPCCIEMKGTMVRRDLIKRYYIQDTAMCNIKAVTFVTVKGIRICSDPSNPWAKKTMQYLDNKNKPHTLRKHHITSTTTTTTTAAQPAKYNPHKTTFSAHNPKIASQWPTTLTTRQ from the exons ATGGGCTTAAAAAGAGCTGCAGTTCTGGTGAAAGTCACACATCTGCAAACTCTCAGAGTGAGCGATTCAGACAGAATGATGGGCCTccgctctctcttgctcctcttcAGCACAACTCTACTGATGTCCATTTCTTCTTCTCATG CCAGTGGAGCAGTAACTCCGTGCTGTATAGAGATGAAAGGCACTATGGTGCGTCGTGACCTGATCAAGCGCTACTACATACAAGACACAGCCATGTGTAACATCAAGGCAGTGAC GTTTGTCACAGTGAAAGGCATACGAATCTGCTCTGACCCTTCCAACCCCTGGGCAAAGAAAACCATGCAGTACCTGGACAATAAGAACAAGCCTCACACACTGAGaaaacatcacatcacatcaactactactactacgaccacCGCCGCACAACCAGCAAAATACAACCCTCACAAAACAACATTTTCAGCTCACAACCCCAAAATTGCATCTCAATGGCCAACGACTCTCACCACAAGACAATGA
- the LOC124009427 gene encoding monocyte chemotactic protein 1B-like yields the protein MRLSLVFCTWLCVASWMAGVYANVGPIKSCCLQLSQTRVHPNNVVDYTVQTTVLCPIDAIVLHTIGRKRICADPGRDWVRKAVGKVDEARMIKRERE from the exons ATGAGGTTGAGTCTGGTGTTCTGCACTTGGCTCTGTGTAGCCTCATGGATGGCCGGGGTCTATGCAA ATGTTGGACCCATCAAGAGCTGTTGTCTTCAGCTGTCACAGACAAGAGTCCACCCTAATAACGTAGTGGACTACACCGTACAAACTACAGTGCTGTGTCCCATCGACGCTATAGT GTTACACACCATAGGCAGGAAGAGGATCTGCGCTGACCCAGGAAGGGATTGGGTGAGGAAGGCCGTGGGAAAGGTGGATGAAGCCAGAatgatcaagagagagaga gagtaa